A section of the Eriocheir sinensis breed Jianghai 21 chromosome 40, ASM2467909v1, whole genome shotgun sequence genome encodes:
- the LOC127009234 gene encoding uncharacterized protein LOC127009234, which yields MQLQSSSSPASTNVLHSPKEEETDATTERKMKFQTDGGSRRQFASLRLTLLPCRTLGLLCLLTLAAAASAVLTPTSLLPLTDAEESLCGKKSAVPVCRMKLSQCAPLDTLLTPLLGSPQTIISCTNTTGMPLKADFLASLGRAMMTGTVDAKLMKKPTGDAPADYAIRQCVLNSTGMLGGDLQLNRGAIAAQVASMSPPSLRAAVGLAIDGCPEPVDLKVMEYLKCLKKTCVASIPDPTPVPPSLGSPLSDGTKAGGGLGTVGTI from the exons TTTTACACTCgccgaaggaggaagaaacagacgcCACCACCGAGAGAAAGATGAAGTTTCAGACTGACGGAGGTTCAAGGCGACAGTTTGCGTCCCTCAGGTTGACACTGCTGCCCTGCCGAACCCTGGGTCTGCTGTGCCTGCTGACCCTGGCCGCTGCCGCTTCAGCCGTCCTCACCCCTACCTCGCTGCTTCCTCTTACCGATGCGGAAG AATCGCTGTGCGGGAAGAAGTCAGCGGTGCCGGTGTGCAGGATGAAGCTGAGTCAGTGCGCCCCGCTGGACACACTCCTCACTCCACTCCTCGGCTCCCCGCAGACCATTATCTCCTGCACCAACACCACCGGCATGCCCCTCAAGGCGGACTTCCTCGCTTCTCTCG GGAGGGCGATGATGACGGGGACTGTTGACGCAAAACTGATGAAGAAGCCCACTGGCGACGCTCCCGCCGACTACGCCATCCGGCAGTGCGTCCTCAACAGTACGGGCATG CTGGGAGGCGACCTTCAGCTGAACCGTGGAGCCATTGCGGCGCAGGTGGCCAGCATGTCACCCCCGAGCCTGCGAGCAGCCGTGGGCCTCGCCATCGACGGCTGTCCAGAACCCGTGGACCTGAAGGTCATGGAGTACCTCAAGTGCCTGAAGAAAACATGTGTGGCTAGTATTCCTGACCCCACACCTGTTCCGCCTTCTTTGGGGAGCCCATTGTCTGATGGGACGAAGGCTGGAGGAGGCTTAGGGACTGTGGGAACCATCTAG